Proteins encoded by one window of Pelmatolapia mariae isolate MD_Pm_ZW linkage group LG14, Pm_UMD_F_2, whole genome shotgun sequence:
- the LOC134640543 gene encoding tumor necrosis factor receptor superfamily member 19-like isoform X2, with protein MVRMLQNTFSLVLTLHVLYSSLIHARAEEQTRECREQEYKDRFGNCKPCKQCDAGQELSKECGFGYGEDARCVPCRSSRFKEDRSLQKCKPCLDCGLINRFQKGNCSTTSNAVCGDCLPGYYRKTKLSGFQDMECIPCGDPPPPYEPNCSGRVNLVPLPSVVTSPRDMALAAVICSALATVLLALLVLCVIYCKRQLLEKKPSASLRSQDCPYRGAELSCLDARWLHDFPQRPCCQCHLGPGHTCGPVHLIPSLCCDESCSLGRSQGNSPFQSQMSLSEGNANMDEELEGHPEAICRAEYFDEPAEGPGVVGEEDDEGERCGLRDKSPERSSRSCSEAVTDVPIQEG; from the exons ATGGTTAGGATGCTTCAGAACACCTTCTCACTTGTGCTAACGTTGCATGTCCTGTATTCATCTCtg ATTCACGCAAGAGCCGAAGAGCAGACCAGAGAATGCCGAGAGCAGGAGTACAAGGACCGCTTTGGAAACTGCAAACCCTGCAAGCAGTGTGATGCAGGACAGGAGCTTTCAAAG GAATGTGGCTTTGGTTATGGAGAGGATGCCCGGTGTGTGCCCTGTCGGAGCAGTCGCTTCAAAGAGGACCGGAGCCTGCAGAAGTGCAAACCCTGCCTGGACTGTGGACTGATCAACCGCTTCCAGAAGGGCAACTGCTCCACCACGAGCAACGCCGTGTGTGGCGACTGCCTGCCAGG ATATTACAGGAAGACAAAACTAAGCGGTTTCCAGGACATGGAGTGCATACCTTGTGGAGACCCTCCACCTCCTTATGAGCCCAACT GCAGCGGGCGTGTGAATCTGGTGCCGCTGCCCTCGGTAGTGACCAGTCCACGGGACATGGCTCTGGCTGCGGTCATCTGCAGCGCTCTTGCTACAGTGCTGCTGGCCCTGCTCGTTCTGTGTGTCATCTACTGCAAGAGGCAGCTGCTGGAGAAGAAGCCCAGCG CTTCTCTGAGGTCTCAGGACTGTCCTTACCGCGGAGCAGAGCTCTCCTGCCTGGACGCCCGCTGGCTCCATGACTTTCCACAGAGACCTTGCTGCCAGTGTCACCTGGGCCCCGGACACACCTGTG GTCCCGTCCATCTAATCCCGTCTCTGTGCTGCGATGAGAGCTGCAGTCTGGGCCGCAGCCAGGGTAACAGTCCTTTCCAGTCCCAGATGAGTCTCAGTGAAGG aaatgcaaacatggacGAGGAGCTGGAAGGACATCCCGAGGCCATCTGTAGGGCTGAGTATTTTGATGAACCTGCAGAAGGACCTGGGGTGGTGGGAGAAGAGGACGATGAGGGGGAAAGGTGCGGGTTGAGGGACAAATCCCCTGAGAGGAGCTCACGGAGCTGCAGTGAAGCTGTGACAGATGTACCGATTCAGGAAG GATGA
- the LOC134640543 gene encoding tumor necrosis factor receptor superfamily member 19-like isoform X1 has translation MVRMLQNTFSLVLTLHVLYSSLIHARAEEQTRECREQEYKDRFGNCKPCKQCDAGQELSKECGFGYGEDARCVPCRSSRFKEDRSLQKCKPCLDCGLINRFQKGNCSTTSNAVCGDCLPGYYRKTKLSGFQDMECIPCGDPPPPYEPNCSGRVNLVPLPSVVTSPRDMALAAVICSALATVLLALLVLCVIYCKRQLLEKKPSAASLRSQDCPYRGAELSCLDARWLHDFPQRPCCQCHLGPGHTCGPVHLIPSLCCDESCSLGRSQGNSPFQSQMSLSEGNANMDEELEGHPEAICRAEYFDEPAEGPGVVGEEDDEGERCGLRDKSPERSSRSCSEAVTDVPIQEG, from the exons ATGGTTAGGATGCTTCAGAACACCTTCTCACTTGTGCTAACGTTGCATGTCCTGTATTCATCTCtg ATTCACGCAAGAGCCGAAGAGCAGACCAGAGAATGCCGAGAGCAGGAGTACAAGGACCGCTTTGGAAACTGCAAACCCTGCAAGCAGTGTGATGCAGGACAGGAGCTTTCAAAG GAATGTGGCTTTGGTTATGGAGAGGATGCCCGGTGTGTGCCCTGTCGGAGCAGTCGCTTCAAAGAGGACCGGAGCCTGCAGAAGTGCAAACCCTGCCTGGACTGTGGACTGATCAACCGCTTCCAGAAGGGCAACTGCTCCACCACGAGCAACGCCGTGTGTGGCGACTGCCTGCCAGG ATATTACAGGAAGACAAAACTAAGCGGTTTCCAGGACATGGAGTGCATACCTTGTGGAGACCCTCCACCTCCTTATGAGCCCAACT GCAGCGGGCGTGTGAATCTGGTGCCGCTGCCCTCGGTAGTGACCAGTCCACGGGACATGGCTCTGGCTGCGGTCATCTGCAGCGCTCTTGCTACAGTGCTGCTGGCCCTGCTCGTTCTGTGTGTCATCTACTGCAAGAGGCAGCTGCTGGAGAAGAAGCCCAGCG CAGCTTCTCTGAGGTCTCAGGACTGTCCTTACCGCGGAGCAGAGCTCTCCTGCCTGGACGCCCGCTGGCTCCATGACTTTCCACAGAGACCTTGCTGCCAGTGTCACCTGGGCCCCGGACACACCTGTG GTCCCGTCCATCTAATCCCGTCTCTGTGCTGCGATGAGAGCTGCAGTCTGGGCCGCAGCCAGGGTAACAGTCCTTTCCAGTCCCAGATGAGTCTCAGTGAAGG aaatgcaaacatggacGAGGAGCTGGAAGGACATCCCGAGGCCATCTGTAGGGCTGAGTATTTTGATGAACCTGCAGAAGGACCTGGGGTGGTGGGAGAAGAGGACGATGAGGGGGAAAGGTGCGGGTTGAGGGACAAATCCCCTGAGAGGAGCTCACGGAGCTGCAGTGAAGCTGTGACAGATGTACCGATTCAGGAAG GATGA